The nucleotide window ATTTGAGGAGGCGTTGTATTATAGCACGTGAATGACACGTGACACTAACTCCGGCTGAGGTAAAACTTCTCCGTCACAGAACGCGAAGGGGATGACTTCGCTTCTCAGAATCCGAAAGAGATGACCTCGGAATCGCGTGTGTACGGGTGTAAGGGGGGGGTCAATTGCAGGAGAAATACGTTCTCTGATTGGTCGACAACGCTTCAGTTTCCGAAAACCTATACGAGACTTGCAAGACTATACAGCGGCATCACAGTACACAACAAAGCGTAGTTCGTAAACACAGCTCAAGGAAAATCCAAAACAAGCCAAGCAAAGCCAAAAAAGACAGACGTTACAGATAATTACATTTGAATTAAAATCAGTTTATAAATTGCAATAATAAATACAGAGACGCTACATAGCAGTGTAGATAATTATTATACTCGAATTGAATAAGTTGACTGCGTTATTACAACGGTAAAAACCAATTCGCAACTCAGAGCCCAGCTAGTGTTGCTTATAATTTACCGTAAATAATGTAGAATAAGCAGCTTAGTAGGTCACCGCATCGTAGTAGCGGTTGCATAGAACACTTTCCTCGACTTCAAGCATCGTAGCCAGCATCTCCATGCTTGGACCTATTTGTACTGGACTTAGAGGAGTCTGTTCGTCCGTTATGACACTGTGATACCTTTGAAGCTGGCTTTCAAGACTGTTGTCTTCGCAAATTGATGGGCTTCGCGTGTCGGCCTCAACAGTCTCCGGGTCGTAAATCAAATAACAGAACCCGCAGCCAGCTTTTAGTGTATGAACAGCCAAACTGTAGTCCTCTAAGTCTGGTAGGTAGTTGACAAAGATAACCATATCTGTGTATGTGCAGGCTTCTAGCATCGCCGAGCTGTAAGTTAGAAGAATGTTGGACTCTCTATCACGGTAACTGTCCAGACACGATTCAGAGTAGTTACAGCCCATAGAGGTGGCGTTTAGGTTTTGTAGATACCTATCGTGGAAAGGTTGGATATCATAGCTGTGAGCAAACACCAGCATTACGTTGAAGTTGGAGTCAAACTGTAGGAACTTGTACAGAAGGGACATGACATAGTTACCAACTATGTCGTCGCTGTAACCCAACATGCTCTCAGAGTCATTTCCATACGAGTCATTCCATTGCACCGAAACTATCTTCCTGACCACCTGTGAATGAGTAGAGTATACCATCTTTTAAATGCTTTAGTTTGTATGATGCAGCTAATATCTATGTTAACCTCTCGACCAGAACTCTGCTAAAACCTTTTTGTCACAGTGGCACCTGCCCAAACGTAATTTTTCCAAGGACTGTAAACAAGAAGACTCGGcatatatttatatatcTGTCGTAAAGGGAGTTCATTATACTCTAAAGAATAAATTCAAGGCCTATTGTTGGGAATCGTAAAAATTCCGAAAACATTTTGAATTACGTAAAATTTTGCGCTTGATCTGTTTTTTTCGGAAAAATGTCCGGTACCACTGCAAGCCGGATAATAATTTTTTTGCATAGATTTTTATCCGGCTTTTTCTGTGCTGCAAAACAGTAGTCGACTTTCGTGAACCGGACAACTTTTTGGTCGAGCAGGAAGTTTGCAACGCGTCTAAAAACAATATGGTAGTTTTTCTATGCGGTGTTAATAGGATTCCTCGAAAAATGCTATACACAACATTAGATCTGTACTTTCGACGGAATTTTTAGAAGTACTTCCCAGCCTGAAAACTTCGGTCTTGTGATCTGCAACGGATTGCTAAATGTACGTACATATTGCTGGATAATTATCTGCTAGCTGACTTCGCAATGCTGCAATATTTAGCAATTCTTAGCAGTTCTTAGCAATTCTTCGAGTCCGTGTCTCAGCTGTATTATATAAGCAATTAGTTTGCCGGGTAACAATACGTTAGTAAGATACGGCGGTGGTGACAGATACCGCGTTAGCTAGTACTAGTAAACGACTACTTAGGGGGGAGTTGATGGTAGGAATAGATGCAAATAGAGACGGCTGACCCCGCTCGATAGTTCATAAAAACTGGAGCATTAATAAAAGGAATTACGTGATGTAGTACATAGTTCAATATGCTGGATATTATGTATACATAAAGTTAAGGACACGAATCTCATTTCTCGTTTCGGGTAGAACCGCTTTCAAGACTAATCGTTTCGTCCACCTCTTTAACGGACTTGTCAAAAGCCGATATTTCACTATAAGCAACTTCCGTAAAAGGTGATGTATCAACAGGTTGGCTAAAGTCTATTTCGTCATTAACGGATTTCATCATATCTTCAAAAGAGACGGCATGGTGACCCTGTATAACGTCGGCGACCATCGCTCCCTTTCTACGGCGTCTTTCTTGCCTTTTAAAGTCCTGCGGTAGTCTGTAGTCAATTACAAAGTTTGTTGGTGTAGTCTGAACTGTCTTTATGTCCCCATGCATGCCGGAGGAGTCACTCATTGTGCCGGTGTAGAAATCGGAGTGTGTTTGCTTGGAGAGGAATTGTTTCGTGAGCCTCGACATACGAGAATTGGAGTTGTTGCGTAAGTAGCGGTTTAATCTGTCCAATATAACGCCTGCGCCAAGTGCTCTTGCGCACTTGGCGTACAGCTTAACTGCGTCAGAGCCGAGACCGAATATTAGGAAAACAAGATATGACATTGTAATGTAGAGCCATGTGTCATAGGAGGGGGTGGAAGGCTCGAATAGCACTTCGCTCCTCGTTGGTGAAGTAGCGAGCAGACCGAAGTCGTAGCCACCGTCCACATACTCCAGCTCGCTAATAAACGAGTACAGCGAGAAGGGAAACATTATGAGGATGATACACAAGCAGAAGGTTAGCAACCGTGCAAATCTTGAAAGATTTAGTCCGGAATTGGTGCAATGTAGAATATCTCTGACGTCCTTCCGCTTCTTATAGAACACCCGCAACAATAGCAGAGCGTAAACAAAACCGACTAGCGAGCACAATGGCATCCACATTGTGTAAAATAAAACCGTGGCCCACGTAGGTGTTAGGATTGGCTGACACCCATTGTATTGGAAAATACCATAACGGTAAACCTGCACAAAATACAACCCAAGCATTACCAGGAATGGTATCAGTAAGCAGAAGCATAAATCAACGAATAGTTTCCTCCCCGACTTGGCGTCAGGTAGCACATCGTTCGCCTTTAATATCACGTGTAAATTATACGCAATGTTAGCGACAGCGCAAGACACACCAATGTTGGCGCCGACCTGCAATCTCACCATAAAATCACACCAAACGTAGCCATGCCATTGTTCATCAAAATCGGCCCCTCCCCATACCGATGTATCCACAATTCCCTTGATATTCATAAGCACTAACCATGTTATAAGGATGACTGCGGGAGTATTTCTAGTTGTTGAGTGCCATAGTAGAGGCGGAAGAAGCAGCACTAATGCCAATGAGCGTAAAGTTACGATAGAACCAATAAAAGACATTTTACCCTATGAACTATGTAGCACTTGCGGGTAAAATCAAGTACATAAAACAGTTTTAACGGAAGATAGCTTGATCATTTTATAGGAAGCATATTGATTTCATTAATTGTCGCAAAAGCGTATAATCATGCAAATGGACCGATAATAATCACAATATGACCCCCATAACCGTTTCAAACAAAGCATTTTTACCAGACATTATGCTTTTTCACCTTCCTAGTTGGTATTTCAATAGTTTTATATCTTAAGTCTTTAAAAATTGATGAGCGTGCCTTTGAATTTTCTATGCAAGAATTACTGTGTTAAAAATTCAATCTAAACATAATTTAGGGAAAGAAATCAAAAAACTGCGAGTCATACAATAACACTGGGGCTGACCGTCATAGAGCAAGCCCAATAATAGGATGTAATTAGTATTTCAGATTAGGAAAAGCTTGCTAATTCATAGTGTTTGCAGGCAACCTAAAAGACTTACTATGTAAGCAAGTATACTAAGGAAGCACATAAGACTATAACGGAGCCGCTTAGCATTTCGGTGGAGTGTAGCAGCAGTCTGGAGGCAGACGACAGTTGCACTTTTTCAAATTTTTGTTCTGAAATCTTCATAAAAGTCTGGTCACCAGTATTGTCGCGTTTCAAACGATGATTTCTAACCCTTCTAACTACCTGTTTACTTTTTCCAGCGGCTTTGGCTCTTTTGGAAACAGAGAGGGACTCTGTTGAATTTGCGCCATAAGCAGACTTCTTCTTAGTACATTCTTTTTCATCAGGATTTCCATCctcatcatcgtcatctggattatcatcatcatcatcatcctcacattcatcttcatctttttcgttatcttcatcttcgtctTCATCTTGATCTTGatcttcatcctcatcttcatcagGAAATTCGTCTTCGTagtcatcatcatcaggATACTCATCATCGGGGTTGTCTTCTTCCTCGTCATCTTCTGGAGTTTCATCACTTGGAGGGTCTTCTCtaccttcttcttcctcgtcTTCAGGTAAATTGACGTCAACAACTGGAAGCTCGATATGGAATATATCCCTTGGGGAAATATCTTCCATCATCTCATCCAAAACCTCAACGGGTAATATATCATAGTAGTGATCACTACTTTTAGTTATAAAAACTCGGATGCCTCTCTCTGAATCAAATATAATCCCTCCATTCATCACAGCATTAGGATCTCTTTGAATAAATGCTGGAGGTTGTATACCTCTTCCTATATCCCCAATTCCTTGGTACGTATGGATAGCTGGATATAGATGGTTGGCTTCAGTGAGATTCATAGACTCGAATACATCGAACTCACCGCACCCGCTAGACCAACAAGAACAATTGGGATGATAAGGGTATTGCCCAGTCCTAGGAATGTTAGCGTTTAATAGCCAGATTGCTGGTAAGTCATAATATGTATAATTGTTAGTCTTTGGGAGCGTCTCTGTTGGCATCTCAAATTGGAACAAAAACATTCTTGTACCGGCAGCGAAGCCATGGTAAGCAGGTATACCATCACGATAAACACCGCAATCGTTACCTAGTCCAGATGCACCACACGGAACACCTGAGAAAAGACTATACTCTTCATCAGAGTTAAGTAAAACACCGTCAGCTAGCGGCACCGGAGATGACGACGGGCCCTTTCCGGAAGCAGAAGCATAAGTCAACGCCTTACCTAAACATGGGGAATTCGCACCACCTTTAAGCATGAACGTTACATTTTCAGCAGTTTGAGATTTAGCATCATAGTATGACAGCCTTTCCCAATCCTCGGAGTAAGGGTCCCCAAATACAAAATAAGGTGACACATAATGGGCAAACTTGTGTAATTTTAAAGGTCCCCGAAAATGGATCGAAAATTCATCGTCCAATGGGGCATGATCTCCAGTAAACCATATGGGGGCAGCCACATGACAGCTACAATCAGGACCCTCACTATTAAGTAACGCACTCACGGGAGTGTAAGTACCGTTAAAACCAGTATTGGTAAAATCAATTATCTTATACCGGCTACCACCATAAGTACCAGCCAATGGCTTCATCTTCCTTTTAGGACGGAACCGAAATTTTGAATCAACTCTTCCAAAGAGTAAAAGTATCTGGAATATTAGAATTAACGAAATCTGTCGCATGATTGACTGTGAAGATGTAATAAAATCAATGTTATTATTGCCACCTAATATTCATATAAGAACGAAATAAACCCACTAACGTACGTCTAGCTTCTTTGCATATAAAATTGAGGCTCTTAAGTTTATTCGTGTCTAACCTTTAGCCAATTATACCTGATGAGTGTGCTGACATTTTGTGGCCCGACAGGCGTCAGCGATATAGAAGGTACCGAGATAAATCTAGTACATATCTAAAAAATGTAATCATAATTGGTTAGCTAAACCTACTTGAGTCAGTACCTTGGATCTTGTCATTTGCGTCATGACTCCCCTCCTTTGCAATATATTGCGCATATTCTCTCGCTTCATCAAGCTGTCATTACTGATGAAGCACCCTGGAGTAATAAATTGGTAGAACAACTAAGAATATTATTATGACTAGAAAGCCTGCCAAGCCACATAGAGATAATAAAAACCAATTAAGGAAGACTGTTCTAAAGTAGTCATGAGAATGTATAACGGTTTTGGCAATTTCTTTTAAGTAATCGGAATGTGTGATTTCAGTAGGAACCTCGCTTGTAGATAACGATGTTCGGGACGTAGAAGCGGGACCCAGGACCGTTGAATTCTCCCAAAATTCCTCTATAGAGTCATCAACGGTTTCATGGAGCAATTTCATGTTAATCACGTCCTTTTCAAGTTCTAGTTGGGTGGGCAGCTCGTTAGGAGCTACGAGTGGAAGTAATATATCGGACTTGCCCCAACAATGAATGCGCAAGTACAAGTACATATTTACCATCCAAAACAATGGGCAAATAAAGCCCCCTAAAAACAACCTGACAAGCCAGGGTTTCCATAATAGGGATTTTTCACAGCTTTTGCATTGACAAGTGTAGCCTTGTATATTTGCTTCTAGAGACGGCGCCAGGGAAAATGCTGCCATGGCGAAGTAGGTTCTTAAGAAATATAGATGGATTTATAGAGGAGCTTGATTCAAAGCTAATAGCACTAATCAGGCTTAATAGCTTTATATACAATGTTTTAGCGTGTCAAAATCTGATATATCACTAGAGTTTAAGTTTGCCATTATGTTAAATTCCCAATTCGGGTAATTACAACGGTGAAACTTAAATCTGCCTATAATCGACGTACAGAGACCTGCATAATAAAAAACGTATTAGAATCAATAACTCAGTAAcaaatatatacattttTGTTACACTTCtatttattaaataaaACTCTATCCGCGCTTCAAATCACTTTGAAGTTTGTTTCTTTTGTACCTTAAACATTAACTTTTCCATGTAACCTTTACAGAATTCGTTTaccttctttttcttctctttAGTTACTTCAGATGGTGGTATTTTCTTCGAATCCTTCTTTAGTTCCTTGGTTGTCAGTAGTTTAACTATTTCTCTGGCGCATTCTTTTAAACGAGTACGATCCAGCTTGCTTTCGTATGATTTAATCAAGTTTGGAACAAATGACGCAAAGTACTTATTCCATTCATGCTCAATACGGTTTACAGAAAGCGTTTGTTTCCGCTTTTCTCGTTTTTCGATTgcttctttttctttttgCAGACGCTCAAGCCTCTGTTGCTCCTTTTGGCGGTTAGCGTCTGCTATGATCTGCTCGAGCTCAGACTGCTTCTTTTGCTCCACCTCCATCTTCTCCTTTAACTGACGGAGTTCCTCTTGTTTCCTCTTTTCCAGCTCTTGCTGTTCCCATTCGATCCGCTGTCGTTTACGCTTTTCGTAGGAATCTTGATCCAATGGACGTTTTGAGTGGCGCTCGTTATATCCTCCGTTAGATTTTGGAGTGGATGATCTACCAGAACCGGCTGAATTAGCTTCAGTTGGCGGATCAGCCTGCTTCAATTGCCTTTGAGCATTGTAGTACATTGGCCTGCCGTTTTCATGGATAA belongs to Eremothecium sinecaudum strain ATCC 58844 chromosome IV, complete sequence and includes:
- the ASG7 gene encoding Asg7p (Syntenic homolog of Ashbya gossypii AEL129C; Syntenic homolog of Saccharomyces cerevisiae YJL170C (ASG7)); translation: MAAFSLAPSLEANIQGYTCQCKSCEKSLLWKPWLVRLFLGGFICPLFWMVNMYLYLRIHCWGKSDILLPLVAPNELPTQLELEKDVINMKLLHETVDDSIEEFWENSTVLGPASTSRTSLSTSEVPTEITHSDYLKEIAKTVIHSHDYFRTVFLNWFLLSLCGLAGFLVIIIFLVVLPIYYSRVLHQ
- the TOH1 gene encoding Toh1p (Syntenic homolog of Ashbya gossypii AEL130C; Syntenic homolog of Saccharomyces cerevisiae YJL171C), translating into MRQISLILIFQILLLFGRVDSKFRFRPKRKMKPLAGTYGGSRYKIIDFTNTGFNGTYTPVSALLNSEGPDCSCHVAAPIWFTGDHAPLDDEFSIHFRGPLKLHKFAHYVSPYFVFGDPYSEDWERLSYYDAKSQTAENVTFMLKGGANSPCLGKALTYASASGKGPSSSPVPLADGVLLNSDEEYSLFSGVPCGASGLGNDCGVYRDGIPAYHGFAAGTRMFLFQFEMPTETLPKTNNYTYYDLPAIWLLNANIPRTGQYPYHPNCSCWSSGCGEFDVFESMNLTEANHLYPAIHTYQGIGDIGRGIQPPAFIQRDPNAVMNGGIIFDSERGIRVFITKSSDHYYDILPVEVLDEMMEDISPRDIFHIELPVVDVNLPEDEEEEGREDPPSDETPEDDEEEDNPDDEYPDDDDYEDEFPDEDEDEDQDQDEDEDEDNEKDEDECEDDDDDDNPDDDDEDGNPDEKECTKKKSAYGANSTESLSVSKRAKAAGKSKQVVRRVRNHRLKRDNTGDQTFMKISEQKFEKVQLSSASRLLLHSTEMLSGSVIVLCASLVYLLT
- a CDS encoding HDL392Cp (Syntenic homolog of Ashbya gossypii AEL133C-A; Syntenic homolog of Ashbya gossypii NOHBY537 and Eremothecium cymbalariae Ecym_8113; No homolog in Saccharomyces cerevisiae) — encoded protein: MVYSTHSQVVRKIVSVQWNDSYGNDSESMLGYSDDIVGNYVMSLLYKFLQFDSNFNVMLVFAHSYDIQPFHDRYLQNLNATSMGCNYSESCLDSYRDRESNILLTYSSAMLEACTYTDMVIFVNYLPDLEDYSLAVHTLKAGCGFCYLIYDPETVEADTRSPSICEDNSLESQLQRYHSVITDEQTPLSPVQIGPSMEMLATMLEVEESVLCNRYYDAVTY
- the STE3 gene encoding Ste3p (Syntenic homolog of Ashbya gossypii AEL131C; Syntenic homolog of Saccharomyces cerevisiae YKL178C (STE3)); translation: MSFIGSIVTLRSLALVLLLPPLLWHSTTRNTPAVILITWLVLMNIKGIVDTSVWGGADFDEQWHGYVWCDFMVRLQVGANIGVSCAVANIAYNLHVILKANDVLPDAKSGRKLFVDLCFCLLIPFLVMLGLYFVQVYRYGIFQYNGCQPILTPTWATVLFYTMWMPLCSLVGFVYALLLLRVFYKKRKDVRDILHCTNSGLNLSRFARLLTFCLCIILIMFPFSLYSFISELEYVDGGYDFGLLATSPTRSEVLFEPSTPSYDTWLYITMSYLVFLIFGLGSDAVKLYAKCARALGAGVILDRLNRYLRNNSNSRMSRLTKQFLSKQTHSDFYTGTMSDSSGMHGDIKTVQTTPTNFVIDYRLPQDFKRQERRRRKGAMVADVIQGHHAVSFEDMMKSVNDEIDFSQPVDTSPFTEVAYSEISAFDKSVKEVDETISLESGSTRNEK